Proteins co-encoded in one Arachis hypogaea cultivar Tifrunner chromosome 11, arahy.Tifrunner.gnm2.J5K5, whole genome shotgun sequence genomic window:
- the LOC112721522 gene encoding uncharacterized protein has translation MGLPNGIQNANWHESVSVGVWKSLLLTGGDRAQGILGHQELQSKFGGAGVERKLQLAELECLRLEPYENSRLYKEKMKAVHDKNIRGKEFKAGDLVLLYNSRLRLLPGKLRSKWEGPYQVEKAEPYGVYHLRHPSSPNIFKVNGHRLKLYHGERMKSNKEIEVFLLEDAPLGKEQ, from the coding sequence atgggcctaccgAACGGCATACAAAACGCCAATTGGCATGAGTCCGTTTCAGTtggtgtatggaaaagcttgcTACTTACCGGTGGAGATAGAGCACAAGGCATATTGGGCCATCAAGAACTGCAATCCAAGTTTGGGGGGGCCGGAGTTGAGAGGAAGCTACAATTAGCAGAGTTAGAATGTTTGAGGCTTGAACCTTATGAGAATtctagactttacaaggagaaaatgaaagccGTGCATGATAAGAACATACGAGGTAAAGAATTTAAAGCCGGCGatctagtcctcctttacaattcTAGATTGAGATTGTTGCCCGGAAAACTAAGGTCAAAATGGGAGGGCCCATATCAAGTGGAGAAGGCGGAACCTTATGGGGTTTACCATTTGCGCCATCCCTCAAGTCCGAATAtcttcaaggtcaatggacaccgtctcaagttgtatcatggtgagcgAATGAAGAGCAACAAGGA